The following proteins are co-located in the Flavobacterium sp. CECT 9288 genome:
- a CDS encoding sensor histidine kinase, whose protein sequence is MKLFHIALIFSLFFLGCQRKDEKFYAPTTSNVDSLISNSRDKTKTKKERLEKALLAFKIIENNKALIVSSDYYFELADSFSQLGESHTSLCLLQKLYRKSILLKDNEGIQNASYSIAGVYNNETKYDSAYYYYTKSEKVILKEKNDNLLGNVKIQKAEILSFRNDYIGTEKLAIEALKIGIAKENNLLIYNCYLTLGTALMGLKNYDKSLDYNNKAIEASEYLKSEAMYLSYKCQPYNQIANIYVKTQNYSKAIEFAKQGLALADFKKIDPPIYCYLINKLAYSKFKLGDKSSFKQFEETLRIGDSIGSTPIQITSKIYLGEYYFNQKNDSKANYYLKEAQLQAHKNNLFEDELTILKLLALVNPQEESFFSNKYIQLTDSLQDVERTSRDKYARIEFETDQIAQEKKVVEDKKNEISKQFYLYAALSGFILLVLLFVLSIKNKNIKLEKLFRKQEQALNDSQIYNLILSNQQKIEEGKLIEKQRISRDLHDGIIGKLSAIRMNLYEIKYDQSPESIKKHIDHIAGMKDIEEEIRNLTHDLNTTVFSGSDDFEAMIKALFTELNLNSAAKINIEVDPRIVWSVIDKNVKMNLYRIFQEALQNINKYADANLITIAITKNETSIGVQIADNGKGFEIQQIKKGIGLKNMEYRTMELNGQFSIESKQNIGTKINLSIPIEFNRFEF, encoded by the coding sequence TTGAAACTATTTCACATAGCATTGATTTTTAGTCTATTTTTTTTGGGGTGCCAACGTAAAGATGAAAAATTTTACGCTCCGACCACTAGTAATGTAGATTCCTTAATTTCAAATTCCAGAGACAAAACTAAAACTAAAAAGGAAAGACTAGAAAAGGCATTATTAGCTTTTAAAATTATTGAAAACAATAAAGCTTTAATAGTTTCCTCCGACTATTATTTTGAATTGGCAGATTCGTTTTCACAGCTTGGAGAAAGCCATACTAGTCTTTGCTTATTGCAAAAATTGTATCGCAAATCAATTTTATTAAAAGATAATGAAGGCATTCAAAATGCAAGCTACAGTATTGCAGGTGTGTACAATAATGAAACAAAATATGATTCCGCCTATTATTATTACACAAAATCTGAAAAAGTCATTTTAAAAGAAAAAAATGACAATTTGCTAGGAAACGTTAAAATCCAAAAAGCAGAAATTTTATCATTTAGGAATGATTATATTGGAACCGAAAAACTAGCCATTGAGGCATTAAAAATTGGCATTGCTAAAGAAAACAATTTATTGATTTATAATTGTTATCTTACTTTAGGTACTGCACTCATGGGTTTAAAGAATTATGACAAATCATTAGACTATAACAATAAAGCTATTGAAGCCTCTGAATATCTAAAATCAGAAGCAATGTATTTGTCATATAAATGCCAACCCTATAATCAAATTGCAAATATTTATGTAAAAACCCAAAATTATAGTAAAGCTATTGAATTTGCAAAACAGGGATTAGCTTTAGCTGATTTTAAAAAAATAGATCCTCCAATTTATTGTTATCTTATCAATAAATTGGCTTACTCTAAATTTAAACTGGGTGATAAATCATCATTTAAACAATTTGAAGAAACTTTAAGAATTGGCGACAGCATTGGAAGTACACCTATTCAAATAACTTCTAAAATTTATTTAGGCGAATATTACTTCAATCAAAAAAACGATTCAAAAGCGAATTACTATTTAAAAGAAGCGCAATTACAAGCTCATAAAAATAACCTTTTTGAAGACGAGCTCACAATTCTTAAATTATTAGCTCTTGTTAATCCTCAAGAGGAATCCTTTTTTTCAAATAAATATATTCAGCTTACTGATAGTCTTCAAGATGTAGAGCGTACCTCTCGAGATAAATATGCCCGAATTGAGTTTGAGACTGACCAAATAGCTCAAGAAAAAAAAGTAGTTGAGGATAAAAAAAATGAAATTTCTAAACAGTTTTATTTATATGCTGCTTTAAGTGGATTTATATTACTAGTATTACTATTTGTGTTATCTATCAAAAACAAAAACATTAAACTTGAAAAATTGTTCCGTAAACAGGAGCAAGCTCTTAATGATTCACAGATATATAATTTGATACTTTCAAATCAACAAAAAATTGAAGAGGGTAAGCTTATTGAAAAGCAACGAATTTCCAGGGATCTCCATGATGGAATAATTGGAAAATTGTCAGCAATACGAATGAATTTATATGAAATTAAATACGATCAATCTCCAGAATCCATAAAAAAGCATATAGATCATATTGCGGGTATGAAAGATATTGAAGAGGAAATTAGAAACCTTACACACGATTTAAATACTACTGTTTTTTCAGGCTCTGATGATTTTGAAGCTATGATTAAAGCATTATTTACAGAATTAAATCTAAATTCAGCAGCTAAAATAAACATAGAAGTTGATCCAAGAATAGTATGGTCTGTTATTGATAAAAATGTAAAAATGAATCTTTACAGAATTTTTCAAGAGGCATTACAAAACATTAATAAATATGCAGACGCTAATTTAATAACGATTGCAATTACTAAAAATGAAACAAGTATAGGAGTTCAAATTGCTGATAATGGGAAGGGTTTTGAAATACAGCAAATAAAAAAAGGAATTGGTTTAAAAAATATGGAATATCGCACCATGGAGCTTAATGGACAATTCTCAATAGAATCTAAACAAAATATAGGAACAAAAATAAATTTGTCAATCCCGATAGAATTCAATAGATTTGAGTTTTAA
- a CDS encoding response regulator, with translation MTKKILIVEDHPSMITAYQTILSHNRLGHDLEFYSANNCESAYECISNEINTISFDLVMLDYSLPAFPDKNIFNGGDLAVLVHKYIPSAKTLIITSHFESVILYNIYQKTKVNGILVKTDFDDEELLMAYDKIMAGENYFSKTANKAKTDRLLAEGHFDTIDRQIITLISNGCQIKTIATTIKVSEDTVKKRKSKIKDILGIDKGNDEDILRECRILRMI, from the coding sequence ATGACAAAAAAAATATTAATTGTTGAAGATCATCCTTCAATGATTACTGCTTATCAGACTATTCTTTCGCACAATAGATTGGGCCATGATTTAGAGTTTTATTCAGCTAATAATTGTGAATCAGCATACGAATGCATTTCAAATGAAATTAATACAATTTCTTTTGATTTGGTTATGCTCGATTATAGTCTACCTGCTTTTCCTGATAAAAATATATTTAATGGAGGTGATTTAGCAGTTTTAGTTCATAAATATATTCCTTCAGCAAAAACACTGATTATTACTTCGCATTTTGAAAGTGTTATTTTGTACAATATATATCAAAAAACAAAAGTCAATGGAATTTTGGTAAAAACAGATTTTGACGATGAGGAATTGTTAATGGCCTACGATAAAATCATGGCTGGTGAAAACTATTTCAGTAAGACTGCTAATAAAGCAAAAACAGATCGTTTACTAGCTGAAGGACATTTTGACACTATTGATCGTCAAATTATAACGTTAATATCTAATGGATGTCAAATAAAAACTATTGCCACAACAATTAAAGTATCAGAAGATACCGTTAAAAAGCGTAAAAGTAAAATAAAGGATATTTTAGGTATTGATAAAGGCAATGACGAAGACATTTTACGGGAGTGTAGGATATTAAGAATGATCTAA